The sequence below is a genomic window from Hydractinia symbiolongicarpus strain clone_291-10 chromosome 10, HSymV2.1, whole genome shotgun sequence.
TCCTAAGTCGTTGTTCTACCATATTGTCCGTAATTTATAATGACTCCGTATACTTTTTATTTAGACTTGATCCTCCTCCAAACTTACAAAATTGGCTTGAAGtaagtaatttatttttacatttagtCGGAATTACATAAATAAGGTACGATGCATTAAAATGTTCAGTTAACTTTTGCTACAGCCACGTTGATTAtgagtttgttttaaaaagatacACTTGTGTCAAATTAAGACCTATTTGCAATCCTTAAGAGTGGAGTTAACGGATTAGAGAATTTAAGAAACAGCACGATATCGAAGAAAATGTTTtcccatatttattttttacgcaATTATGATCAAACGAATCCAATCAAACAAATGAACGTGAGATTGTCTGTTTACAATGAAATACTTTGTCGGAACTATATCGTGATAGCCACATAATCAAGTATGCTTTCGATGTGTATTAACGAAGTTTATGTTTAACTTATATGTGTCTTGTTACTTGGGTACTGCTTAGTGTGTGTGATCTTTAAAAATAGTCCAATATTCTTAATAAAACAGCAAAAGTTTCACTTCTAagatgagaaaaatgttaatcattttaaaagtttttacaacCTAAACCTAGCAGAATTCCTTTCGTAAGCTACTCGTCAAAAATTAATCCCAAATTACATTGTGCCCTATATGCTACCActaattaaaaatcattttacttAAAGTCAATAAATTAACCATTTGCGTCATAAATGTATTTCTTAGTAATATTGATACCAATTATCTTATTTTCAGAACGCACCAGAATGGCTGAGATTATACATGCGCACACAAGAGGAGAGAGTTTCTGCATTGGAGGCTCGCGTGGaggtaatttttataaaataataatttgaagctCTGTACAGAACTGCACCAGTTCTTTTAGAGATACCTTAAAGAAACTTTAAGTTCAATGACTAACCAAGATAAGTGTGATAGCCTTTCTAAAATGTCATGTTTACTTGTTTTGCTGCTTGTGTTCGCGATAATGTAGAATGTTTTATTCATCATCCGTCCATAATATACTTCACTAATCGTTATAAGTGCCCAGTACAAAAGAATTCTATAAGTTCACTGAAATTGCAAACACGCGTACAAATAAGAAGCCAGTAAGATAACAATTACATTTGGTTCATTTTCGAAACTCATTTTGGCGCTACTGTTTTAACATTAATCTAATCTTTTCTTATGCTTACGAATTATAATCAAGAAGAACAAAATAACTAATATTTCGAAgcaatgtaaataaaaacaagaaagacGTTCGTCTTAAACCATCTGCGAAAGTCACCAAGTTTTAGCTCCGGGATTAATACTTTGTACCGATGTTTTTTGCCAACAAACCATTTTAACCGACTATATTTTCGACCGAGTAAATCTTTTACCGATTATTGCTCAAAGTTTATCAACACGCTAAGATTCAAAATGTTCCAAAATAATAAGATTGGTTGGTTATTTTCAGTTCACAATTTAAGTTGAAATTCTTGCCGGCTTGTTTTACTGATCGATGCCGGCTTAATTtactctgcttaaaatttatggattttcttgtgtaagacttaagtggttcaaattttaatttaGCTATATACAAAAACGTTTATTTTgggtaaaatgataaaaataacattggataaaatgatgaaaatgaaTATATAATTAAGTATGGTTTTCCGTAATTTGCGTTTCTTGTTCTGTAGTGCAAAATTTACATTAAACTTTCTACAAGGAAAAATCAAAAGTGAGATAATTGACTTTCTTTTTATGTGGAACATTATTCAGAATATTCATGCATTGTTTACATTTAATGCTAGGGTTTTTACTCATGTTATAAGGCAAAACTTTGACATTTATCCAACCTTTGTTTTAGGCACTAGAGAATAACGTACAACAGAGGGGGGCAGCCAGGGATCAGTCTCCACCACTTTCCCGTCCACCATCACCCCGTTCCCTTATTCCTAATCGTTGTTTACCTGTTCCAAAACTTCCACCAATACCTCTTTCTTTATCATCGTCATCTGTAACAGTATGTGCGCCTCGTTGTTTGTCTGTGCCGTGTGTTTCGTTGTCTTCGTCTACGTTATGTCCATGTTCGTCCTCCCCGCAGAATCCACCATTCCCTTGTGAACACCCTAACTCTCCAGCATATTCCCCTGTTCCACCACCAATCCAGCCAACAAACCAATCAACACCCATTTCTTCCAAACGACGTTATCCCCGCTTCTCATTCCACACTCCATCAACACCTCCAGGCCCACCTACACCACCACGCCCACCTACGCCACCACGCCCACCAACTCCACCTCATTTGCCTACTTTCTTTCCTCCGATAACGTCTAATCCAACACCATCTACCCCCCGCCCATTGTCATTCCGTGTTAATCGTCGTCCCGCCCTTTATAGCCGTCCCACCCCTCCATAGCCACCTCCTATTTAAGTTTCTTGTAAGTTTGGTATGTAAGTGAAATGATTGGCTGTGGAGGGACAATCACCCTTTCTTAATTTCTAAGACGTAGTGGTTTATACTTTGTTCCGTTTTAACCTTAGTGATACCGAACGTTTTACTAATGCCTTCATCTTTTTTCTCGTAAAAGGGAGTATACGTCGTTACATGCAGCTGTGTATTGCAGCATAAATGTTTTGCTTTTCTCAACAGTTTTTTAGGAAGACTAAAATGCAAGTACCCTCAGAGGTTTATGCAAATAGATTTCATACTTGTGTTCATTACGTAACAGTGTGAGTTGCTCGTCATATCAGTTTTGTCTTCCTGTTTAAGCTAAATGCTAACATCCAGAACTATGAGAATGTTTCAGAATGGAGAGATAATTCGGGCATAGATTGTCTGTTAAACAGATAGCTTCATTGAAAAATATATGCATAATTACACGTATGAGGGGAAAATTTTATCCATTGAGAAATGTTGATAACGTTTATATGTATCATTTTGACttttaaaattgtaatatttttgttaacATATATCATCAATAGAGATAAAACACgattaatttaacatttaaatgTTGGATATCTACATTTATTTAGCAGCAGTTCTCATATCTTGCTTACGTTTTCTTTTCGGTTATGATAACGGTGATTGCACtgtgcaataataaaaaaagatataaaatgttTCGCTAGTTTCAACTTGAATGACATAAGATGTCAAGTAGAAATTGATAATATCGCAGCTCAGCTAAATAATTCTAGATTTCCCTTCACACGCTTTTATTACATAACAATCAGCTGCTATTACCTTTAGAAGAGAAATTTATCTCGAATTCTGTCAAATTAAAGGTTTAAGCCTTGTGGATTTCTAAAAGTGTTAAAACAATGCTGAAACTAAATTATTTAACAATTCGTTGTATTTAATTCACGCCAAAATGCTTTTTAAACCGTTTGTCAAATTGACTGTAATCAAATTTTCTTGCCACTCGTGACCAAGGAGTTTCAACGAGTCAAttagattttgcaaaaaaagaaaagttcctCTTTGCTTTTATTtagaaaatgattttacttttttttaactttgatttaaaattcaactttacagtactttttgaaaattactTTTGCAAGAATAATTTACACGTTGACACTCAGTACTCAACATTCATACTTTTTCTAAAGGTAATAAAATATTAAGGCAAAGCTAGTGTTTACCATTTTGGCTCATCACAAAAATCTAAATAATCATCTAAGAATCTTAAAACAAGGTCAGAAAGCATTccaaatattaataaaatattcattttttaaaaggggCGTATTTGAGTGTATCCATCCTGGTTGTTgccttaattatttttttaacgacGAAAAATGGGTTATTAAACATGATCTCCAccttacaatattttttattttttgcattgcTATTTCTGCGTTttaatcaaaattaaatttctttctcaCAAAGACACATTTGAGAATTTCTTTCATCtaaatttcacatttttatcaattttctaAACTATTCTATATAAGTAAGATTTTCTTTTCCAAGAGTGTTTATGATACAATTTAGATCGTTGGGAAAAAAAAGGAAGTAGCAGAAATCTTGAataactgaaaatttttttctcttctcacaaagtcttgaaaaaaaaaagaaaaaattaacaaaacctTTTCAGATTAGCATTCCTTTCTCTGAGAGAGCTTTCCGGATACACAATTCCCGAATTTCATGTTATTTGAAACTTTTGATTCACGAATTTTTTTCGCATCTGAAAATTCAGTATAGTTAAATTAGCACgctttcacattttttattgtttcaggAAGTgatgtttttatgaaaatattggaCAAACACTTCTAAATGTTCAATCGAATCGGGaagtgactttttttaaaatttgtgcaaCATGACAACACAAAACCTGTATTATATTTATGCGATAAAATAGGTCTAAAAATAGACATCGCATTTGATTAGGCGCCATTGTAATAAGAAATTAAATCTCTCAACCTTTAACCTTATTTATTAGCTGCATAAGTTAAGAAGAGTTCTCAAAATTCTGTCATGGAGAATAAGATAATCACAGTATTTGTTGCGTCTTAATGCAGATTTTTGTGTTAGTGGAAAAATTGTGATTCATGGATGTATATACCTTCTACAAGAGCTACAAGAACATGATATCTAAATTCACCACTATGGCTTTTAATCTAAATAAAAGTAGAACTCGTTTCAGGCAAGAACATCCCTTAAAAACCTTATTAGAGAATTGTTGTTTCTAAATGCGAAAAAAATCAGAATGGTTTATTGCTTTTTGACTGTTTAAATCTCTTTTGCATTTAAACCTTCACGACATGACGACAGCTTTTTCACGACAAAAGGTGAATGATTTAAAATGCTGAATGGCAACCTTGTCTCCAGGTCTTGTAAGGCTTTAATTCGAATGGCTTTAACAAATGACCTGGCCCTGACTAGTCACAAGAAAACAAAATGTCCACGCATATCGGAAGGATGTTTTTATCCTGTCGAGTTACAATTTTCGCGCCAAATACTATAATGCAATTTTTTAGAAGCAGGAGtaaaatctttttcttcttctgcaTATTTCTGTTGGCCGGTAAAAACGAAATTTAAATTCTCACACCTGATTTGGAAACCTTCATGATGGTAAAATactctttaaataatttatttatttctctgTTTACgttttatatgaaaaataatGCTTGCTTTTAATTATAATTTCTATATAACAGACCATCACCAAGCCAAATACTACACTTTTAATAACAAAGCAGCAACCACCATTTTTAAAGTTCTcaaagtttgatttttgtcgCTACAAAATTATGGCTGTTAATACAACTCGTTACACACATGTTAATTATGTGAGTTTTCATGTAAAACAAGACAGCTTTTTCAAAATCTTAgctctaataatttttttctatttctaaaTTTACGCGatattttttaagcaaaattaaaacaaacggTATTATGCATGCAAATTGACCGTCTAATTCAACTTGTTAAAGTCCTTCCTAATGTAGATTTATTTTAAGAAAGGCAGATCATGTTTTTTAACtccttaattttatttttctgcttGTATAGTTTGTTATCCAAATTGC
It includes:
- the LOC130612220 gene encoding uncharacterized protein LOC130612220, whose translation is MQQQQQEIQKQQQQQQQQQQQQMQQQQQQQQRQQQQAPREVWRNGEKFILHSVFRRNPRRAVKRVAENDGAAVLVRVRRRRLNRGENREEENENIHNEAFEQPPPIQPVAPMPVDEEDRPYIVPLDPPPNLQNWLENAPEWLRLYMRTQEERVSALEARVEALENNVQQRGAARDQSPPLSRPPSPRSLIPNRCLPVPKLPPIPLSLSSSSVTVCAPRCLSVPCVSLSSSTLCPCSSSPQNPPFPCEHPNSPAYSPVPPPIQPTNQSTPISSKRRYPRFSFHTPSTPPGPPTPPRPPTPPRPPTPPHLPTFFPPITSNPTPSTPRPLSFRVNRRPALYSRPTPP